In Pseudomonadaceae bacterium SI-3, the sequence CAATGATTTCATAGCGGCCAGAGCCGATCGACCGAACCACGATCGGCTGCATCACACCCTGAGTACGGATCGAATTGGCCAGTTCTTCGAGGGTCACCGGATCAATGTCGCGGCGCGGCTGGTACTTGCCGCGCTGAATCACGTCGAGCGGCAACTGTTGCAGCTCACGCACATCGGCCTGGGCGGCTTCCTCTTGTATCGCCGCCACGTTGGCACCGCCGAGGAGGGCATCCAGACCTCGTCCTAGGCCTCGTTTTTTGGTCGCCATCAAGTTTCCTTATGCGGTTACGCTGCGGGCGGCCCGGCGCTGGCGGCGCGACAATTCGCCTGCCAGTGCCAGATAGGCCAAGGCGCCCTTGGATTGCTTGTCATAGACCAACGCCGGCATGCCATGGCTGGGGGCTTCAGCCAGGCGCACATTGCGTGGAATCACAGTGTCGTAGAGCTTCTCACCGAAGTGCGCTTTCAACTGCTCGGTAACATCGTTGGTCAGGCTGCTGCGAGGGTCATACATGGTACGGAGCAAACCCTCAATTTTCAGCGAAGGGTTCAATGCCTGACCGATACGCTGGATCGAATTGACCAGATCGGTCAGCCCTTCGAGCGCGTAATACTCGCATTGCATCGGAATGATCACGCCATCGGCGGCGGTCAGGGCATTGATCGTCAGCATCGACAGCGAGGGCGGGCAATCGATGAGGATGTAATCGTAATTTTCCCGAACTGGTGCCAGCGCTTCACGCAAGCGGTTCTCTTTAGCTGGTAGATTGAGCAAGGCGACTTCGGCTGCGGTCAGGTCACGGTTAGCTGGCAGCAGTTGATAACCGCCGTGCTCGGAAAACTGCATGGCATCGACCAGGCTGCATTCCCCAATCAGTACGTCGTATATCGAATATTCCAACGCCAACTTATCCACACCGCTGCCAGTGGTGGCGTTGCCCTGTGGATCAAGATCGATCAGCAACACACGGCGACGCGTCGCCACGAGCGAGGCCGCTAGGTTGATGCAGGTGGTCGTCTTGGCGACACCGCCTTTCTGGTTGGCGATGGCAAATACTTTAGCCATGGTCAGTGTCTGTCCGGGTCATGAAGTGCGCCGCAGTATCAACAGGTGGCGTTGCCCTTGGCAACCTGGAACCTTGAGAACCAAGCAGCGTTCCAGCTGGAAGTCCGCCGGAAGCGCTTGCAGCTCATCGTCCGGCTGCATCCCTTTCATTGCGAGCCAGCGAGTGGCTGAGTCGCTGAGATGGCGCGTCCAATTGGCAAAATCTTCAAGCGAACTGAACGCACGCGAGGTGATATCAGTGAATGGCTGCGCGGGGGTGAATTGCTCGACGCGGCTGTGGACAACTTCCACATTGGCAAGTTTCAGCTCCAGCTTTACCTGGGTAAGAAAGCGGGTTTTCTTGCCATTGGAATCGAGCAAGGTGAAGTTGCGCTCGGGAAACATGATCGCCAGCGGGATACCTGGCATGCCGCCGCCACTGCCAACGTCGAGCCAGCGTGCGCCACCTAGCTCTGCTTGTGACATAACACTAAGGCTGTCGAGCAAATGCCGAGACACCATTTCCGCCGGATCGCGCACTGCGGTTAGGTTGTAGGCCTTGTTCCACTTGTTCAGCAACGTCAGATAGGCCAGCAGCTGCTGTTGCTGAATGCTACTGAGGTCGATCCCAAGCAGGGAAGCGCCCTGCTTGAGTTCATCGGCATGACTGACCAATTCCATGGCCGTCACGCGCTCTGCTCCAGCTTTCGCCCGGCGCTGCGTTTTTTCAGATGAATCATCAACAGCGACACCGCGGCAGGCGTCACCCCCGGAATCCGTGACGCCTGGCCAAGCGTTTCTGGCCGCGCCAGGGAAAGCTTGTGCTGAATTTCCTTCGACAGACCGGAAATGCTCGAATAATCCAGCTCAGCCGGCAACCCGATGGATTCGCTGGCGCGCAAGCGGAGGATTTCCTCCTGTTGGCGATCGATATAGCCAGCGTACTTGGTCTTGATTTCGACCTGCTCGGCAACCTGCTGATCTGTCGTTCCGCCACCAGTGAGCTGCACGAGACCGAGGTAATCGATCTCCGGCCGCGCCAACAGGTTCAGCAAATTGTATTCATGGGTCAGCGGCGTGCCGAAACGTTCAGCGATGGCATCGCCCTGCTCGGTACCTG encodes:
- a CDS encoding ParA family protein — encoded protein: MAKVFAIANQKGGVAKTTTCINLAASLVATRRRVLLIDLDPQGNATTGSGVDKLALEYSIYDVLIGECSLVDAMQFSEHGGYQLLPANRDLTAAEVALLNLPAKENRLREALAPVRENYDYILIDCPPSLSMLTINALTAADGVIIPMQCEYYALEGLTDLVNSIQRIGQALNPSLKIEGLLRTMYDPRSSLTNDVTEQLKAHFGEKLYDTVIPRNVRLAEAPSHGMPALVYDKQSKGALAYLALAGELSRRQRRAARSVTA
- a CDS encoding 16S rRNA (guanine(527)-N(7))-methyltransferase RsmG; the protein is MELVSHADELKQGASLLGIDLSSIQQQQLLAYLTLLNKWNKAYNLTAVRDPAEMVSRHLLDSLSVMSQAELGGARWLDVGSGGGMPGIPLAIMFPERNFTLLDSNGKKTRFLTQVKLELKLANVEVVHSRVEQFTPAQPFTDITSRAFSSLEDFANWTRHLSDSATRWLAMKGMQPDDELQALPADFQLERCLVLKVPGCQGQRHLLILRRTS